The Gemmatimonadaceae bacterium DNA segment CCGCCTCGGCGTTCACGATCAAATCGTGCAGGCGCCCCGGCCCGGAGAGCCCGGCTTCGTACGTCGCCTCGAGCACCGGCCGTCGCTCACGCAGCAGGCGCTTCACCACCTCGGCCGTGCGATGCTGCACGAAGCGCTTGGGCGAGATGCCCGCCCAGCGCGTGAACATCCGCTGGAAGTGCGACTCGCTCAGCCCTACGTGCGCCGCCACCGCGGCCAGCGACGGCGCCGCCGCACGCTCGCGGTCGAGGAAGCGGATGGCCCGCTCGATGCGGGCGTAGTCGGTTGCAGCGTCCATCGCGAACTCCAGTGAGGTCTGACGGAATGTCGCGGGGGCGGGGTGGGGGGGCGACCCGAAACTTGCGGTGAGTTAGCGACGGAGGACGGATGCTCACTGCTTCCGTCATCCGTCCTCCGTCTTCCGTCTTCCGTCAATAGTCGACTGGCCGCAAATAGCTCTCCCCGATCGCCGCGCCACTCACCATCGCCACCGTCGGCAGCTTGCGCTTCCAGTGCGTGGAGTCGAGCCGCTTCGTCACGAGCCGCAGGGCTTCGGGGTCCACGCCCTTGGCCAGCAGTTCCTCGCGCGTCCAGCCGTGCAGCAGCCAGTTGAGGATCTCGTCGGCGACGGCGTAGCTCACGCCGAAGTCGCTCTCGTCGGTCTGGCCGGCGATGAGATCGGCGCTGGCGGGCTTCTTCACGATCTCATCGGGCACGCCGAGGTAGGTCGCGAGCTGCCAGACCTGCGTCTTGAACAGGTCGCCGATGGCGTTCACCGGCGGTGAGTCGTCGGCGTGCCAAGTGAAGTAGCCGAGCAGGCGCTCGCTCTTGTTGCCGGTGCCGAGCGGCAGCGCGCGGTGCTTGGCCGAGAGATCGAAGAGCGCGATCATCCGCACCCGCGCCATCACGTTGCCGCGGCGGGCGGCGTCGGCCTCAGGCTCCTGCGCCAGGTAGCCGTCCACCGCGGCGGAAATGTCGAGCGTGCGCTGCTCGATGCCAAGCCGGTCCATCAGCAGCTGTGCGTGCGCCAGCGAGTCGGCGCTCGACGTGCGGTAGGGCAGCCGCACGCCGATGACGTTCTCCTTGCCCAGCGCCCGCGCCGCCAGCGCCGCCACGACCGCCGAGTCCACGCCGCCGGACACGCCGACGACCGCCTTGCTGAAGCCGCGGCGCTGGAACTCGTCGCGCAGGAAGGCCACCAGCCACTGCTCCACCAACCGCGCGTCGATGTCCAGCGAAGGCGGCGCGTGCGCCGCGCCGACGACCAGCGGCAGATGGTTGACGGCTGCGAGCGGCACGTCCCTCGGCGCTGCGGGACGGAAGTCGGAAGCCGGATGGGGGGTGCCGGAGCCTTCCGTCTTCCGTCTTCCGTCTGATCCCAACACCCGGTCCAGCTCCGCACGCAACGACGGCAACTGCGCCTTCAAGTCGCTCAGTAACGGCAACTCCGCCCGCACCCGCGCGATGTCGGCCAGATTCACCGTCGCGGTAACCATCGCCTCCTCGAAAATCGGCGCGCGCACGCGCACGTCGCCGCGCGGCCCGACGACCATCGACCCGCCCTGGAACATCCGGCCGCCTTCGCTGCCGACGAGGTTCACGAGCGCGGCGTAGACGCCGTGCTCGTCGGCGATGTCGCGGATGAGCCGCTCCCAGCGCGCGACGCTGCCGGGCTGCGAGCCCTCGTCGCGGGGCGTGACGCCGCGCGCCGGGGCGGCGGCGACCACGCAAACCACCTGCGCGCCGTCGAGCGCGGCGATGGTGCCGGTGAGCGAATGCCAGGCATCCTCGCAGATCAGGATGGCGAGGCGTCCCCACGAGGTATCAAAGGCCTGCACGCCGTAGCCGCGCTCGACGAAGCGCTCTTCGTCGAACAGGCCATACGTCGGCAGGAAGTTCTTGCGATGCAGGTGCCGCAGTCGCGACGGCTTGCCGCCCTCGACGGCGATGCAGGCCGCGCTGTTGTGTAGCGTGCCGTCCGCGGCCACCTCGTAGAATCCGAGCACCACGTCCATCGCCGGCAGGCTCGGCGCGAGACTGGCCAGGCGGCCGTCGAGCTCCGCCACCAGCTGCTCCGCGCTCAACGCCAGCTCGCGCACCCCGCCTTCCACGAAGTAGCCCGTCGTCACCGTCTCGGCGAACACCACCAGCTGCGGCTGCGGGTCGAGGCCGGCGGCCTGGGCGACCAAGGCGGCGATCCGGTCGAGGTTCGCGGAGAGGGCGGCCTTGGCGGGGCGGAACTGGGGGAGGGCTAGGGTGAGAGCTGGCACTCTGGAAATCTACGAGGGAGAAGGGAGGGGGGAGGGGGGTGACGGCGGGGAGACGGGAGGAGGCAGAGGGTCGGGAGAAGGCAAACGGCGCACCGCCAACCTCTAGTAGGCTGGGTGGCTCCCTCTGGGGTAGAATGCAGTCCGTGCGTACCCTCCTCCGACTTTCCTTTACCGCGCTGCTGTTGGCGCTGGGGTCCCGCCTGGAGGCGCAGGGGGAGGCGTCGCGTATCGTCACGCCGCCGCAGAGCTCGGTGGTGCTCGCCCGCGACGGGTCCTTGATCGGGCATATCGGGCGGGAGTGGCGCACGAACGTCTCGCTGTCCTCGTTGCCGGCGTATGTGCCGGCGGCCTTCGTGGCGGTCGAGGACCGGCGCTTCTACCAGCACGATGGCGTGGATGTCGTGGGGATCGCCTCGGCGTTGCGCGACAACCTGCTGGGCGCGAGCCGCGGGGCAAGCACGATCACGCAGCAACTGGTCGGCAATATGCATCCGACCATCATCGACCGGACCGACCGGTCGCTCTCGCGCAAAGTCCGCGAGCAGCGCGCCGCGCGCGAGATGGAGCGGCACTACAACAAGCAGCAGATCCTCGAGGCCTACCTCAACCAGATCCATTTCGGGCGGAACTGGTATGGCATCGAGTCGGCGGCGCGGCACTACTTCGGCAAGGCGGCCGCCGAGCTGAACATCGCCGAGGCCGCGTCGCTGGCGGCGCTGCCGAAGGGGCCGGCGATCTACGACCCGATTCGCTATCCCGACCGCAACAGGAACCGGCGCGACGCGATCCTCGGCTTGATGGCCGAGCAAGGGTACATCACGCGCGCGCAGATGACGGCGGCGCGCGCGGAGCCGCTGCGCACCGCGCCCACTGCCGGGATGTCGGTGGCGGCGCCGTACTTCGTGGACGCCGTGCGGCAGCAGCTCGAGCGCGCCGGAGTGGCCGTCGGCAGCGGCGGGTATCGCATCCAGACGACGCTCGATCCGGCGCTGCAGCGCGCCGCCGCGAGCGCGCTGGTGGAGGGCATCCAGGGCATCGAAGCGCAGAGCGGATATCGCCACCCGACCCCGGCCTCGGCGCCGCGGGCGGCGGCGGAGCATCTGCAGGGCGCGGTGGTCGCGATCGATCCCGCCACCGGCGACGTGCGTGCGCTGGTGGGCGGGCGCGACCACGCGACGGCGCCGTTCAACCGCGCGACCAACGGCGTGCGGCAGCCCGGCTCGACGTTCAAGCCGATCGTCTACGCGCGGGCGCTGATGGATTCCATCCCGCCCACGGCCATCGTGCCGGACACGGCGATCGCCATCGCGTACGACGCCGAGCTGTACTCGCCCAAGAATGCCGACGGAGAGTTCCTCGGGCCGATCACGCTGCGCACGGCGCTGGCGCGTTCGCGCAATCCGGTGGCGGTCACGCTCTGGCAGCGCGAGGGCGCCGACTCGGTGATTGCCTTGGCACGGGCGATGGGCATCACGTCGCCGATCGCGCCGTACCCGTCCAGCGCCATCGGCGCATCGGCGCTGCGCCCGATCGAACTGGTGGCGGCGTTCACCGCCTTCGCCAACCTCGGCAGCGCGGTGGAGCCACGCTTCGTCCTGCGCGTGCAGGACGCCGTGGGGCGCACGGTGTGGGGCGAAGGCACGCGCGTCCTGCCGCCGGCGATGGATTCGGCAGTGGCCTATGTGGCCGTGCAGTTGATGCGCGAGGCCGTGGACAACGGCACCGGCGGGGCGGCGCGGCGCGGCGTCGCCGAGGAGGTGCAGGTTGCCGGCAAGACCGGTACCACCGACGACAACACGGACGTGTGGTTCGTGGGAATGACGCCGAACCTGGTCGCGGGGGTATGGCTCGGGTTCGACCGTCCGCGGACCATCACGCCGGGTGCGGGCGGTGGCGGATTGGCGGCACCGGTGTTCGGCACGATGCTGGCGCGCTGGGGTGGTGCGGTTCCGGGCGGATGGCCGCAGCCGGAGGGCGTAGTGCTCGCGGAGATGGACCGCGAGACCGGCGACCTCGCGGAACCGTGGACGCCGACGGAGCGTCGGTACGTGGAGAGCTTCGTCGCGGGGACGGAACCGGGCGCGCTGCGGGTGGACGCCCGGCGCTTCATCCTGACCTTCGGACCGTTGCCGGTGTTCTGAGTCCAGTTGTGTGATGCAGGTCCTCCGTATTGCGCCGGTCCCCCTACGATATTTCGTCCTCTATGCGTCCGTCATTCCGTCGGTTGGTCCTCCCCTTCGCCGCCGTGGCGCTCGTGGGCAGCTGTGGCAAGGATCCCGGTCCGTCCGAGGATTCTCCCTTCACGCTCGAGCTGATCTGGCTGGGCACGCTGCCCAATGCCTCTACACGCTCGTCGTTTGACGCGGCGGGCAATACGATCCGCGCGACGATCACGGCGCCGCTGACGACGGTGGCGATCCCGCCGACGTTCACGAACCTCAGCCAGTGCGGGCTGAACGGGCACCCCGACATCGCGCGCGACAACATCCGCGGGCTGCGCATCTACGCGGTGATCGAGCCGATCGATTCCGTCGGCGGCACGCTGGGCCAGGCCGGCCCCTGCCTGATCCGGGCCAACGACATTCCCGCGCTCGGGATTATGCGCTTCGACTCGTGGGACGTCGCCGCGCTGCAATCCAGCGGACGCCTGACGCGCGTCGTGCTGCACGAGATGCTGCACGTGCTGGGCTTCGGCACGGTGTGGTTCGACCAGGTGCTGATCGACACGGTCACCAACGCGTCCGACGCGCGGTTCCTCGGCGAGAACGCGCGTGCTGCCTGCGCCCTCACCAACGGCGGCGCGACGCAATGTGCGGCGACGGTGCCCGTTCACAGCGCCGACGGCGAGGGCTCGCGGTTCTCGCACTGGCGCGAGTCCACCTTCGGGAACGAGCTGATGACGCCGTTCCTCAGCGCCGGGGCGACGCCGTACTCGGCCACGACGATCCGCTCCCTGGCCGACTTGGGCTACCAGGTGACGTTGGACGTAGCGGACCCGTACACGCTGCCCGGTGCGGCGCTGATGGCGAGCGAAGCGGCTCCGAGCCTGGTGACCTTCCCGGAGCCGATGCTGCCGCGCTGGCAACTCGACGGGCGCGGTGGGATGCGCCCGGTGCGTCCCCGCTAAGCCTTAGGCGACGGCCACCAGCGGCTCGCCCGCGCCCTTGCCGGGTTCGGGCAGCAACGCCAGCGCCAGCACGTCTTCCAGCGTCTCCACGAAGTGGAAGCGCAGTTGGCCGCGCGCCTCGTCCGGCACGTCCTCCACGTCGGCTTCATTGGCCTTCGGCAGGATCACGTCGGTGATGCCGGCACGCAGTGCGCCGAGCACCTTCTCCTTGACGCCGCCGATCGGCAGCACGCGGCCGCGCAGCGTGATCTCGCCGGTCATCGCGATGTCCTTGCGCACCGGACGGCCGCTGAGCTCGCTGGCCAGCGCCGTGGAAATGGCGACGCCGGCGGACGGGCCGTCCTTGGGGATCGCTCCGGCGGGCACGTGGATGTGCGTCTCCACCGCGCCGAGCTTGCCCTTCGGGATGCCGAGCTTCTCGGCGTTCTTGGTGACGTAGGTGAACGCGGCGCGGGCAGATTCCTTCATCACGTCGCCGAGCTGTCCGGTGAGGATCAGGCTCACCGGCGCGCCACCTTCGGCGCTGGGCGCGGCGAGCGCGCGCACCGAGGCCTCGACGAACATAATGTCGCCGCCCATCGGCGTGTAATACATCCCGGTGGCGATGCCGACTTCGTGCGCGACGTTCGCCTTTTCCGGGTGCACCTTCGGCCGGCCGAGCAGCTCGCGCACTTCCTCGGCAGTGAGCACGCCGTCCACCGTGGGATCGCTGCCTTCCTTGGTGGCGATGCGCCGCGCGACCTTGCGCGCGACCTTGCCGATCTCGCGCTCGAGCTGGCGCACGCCGCTCTCGCGCGTGTACTGGCTCACCAGCGAGGCGATCGCGGCGTCCTCGAACGTGAGCTTCTTGTCCGAGAGGCCGTTCTCCTCGAGCTGGCGCGGGATCAGGTACTTCTTGGCGATCTCCTGCTTCTCGCGCTCGGTGTAGCCGGCGAAGTCCACGACTTCCATCCGGTCCAGCAGCGGCCCCGGGATGTTCTGGATGAAGTTCGCCGTCGCGATGAACAGCACCTCGGAGAGGTCGAAGGGGATGCCGAGGTAGTGGTCGGTGAACGAGTCGTTCTGCGCCGGATCCAGCACTTCGAGCAGCGCCGACGACGGGTCGCCCTGGAAGGACTGGCCGAGCTTGTCGACTTCGTCGAGCAGGAAGACGGGGTTCTTGGTGCCGGCCTGCTTCATCCCCTGGACGATGCGGCCGGGCATCGCGCCGACGTAGGTGCGCCGATGGCCGCGGATGTCGGCTTCGTCGCGCGCGCCGCCCAGCGCCACGCGCACGTACTCGCGCCCCAGCGCGCGTGCGATGCTCTTGGCGATGCTGGTCTTGCCCACGCCCGGCGGGCCGGAGAAGAGCAGGATCGGGCCCTTGGCCATCGCGCGGGCCTTGGCCTCGCGCTTGTCCGTGATCTGCCGGTCCTTGTCCTCGTGGTTGGTCTTCTTGGGAATGGACGCGCTCGGCGCCTCCTCGGCCGTCGTCTTGAGCTTGGCGGCCGGGAACTCACCGGTACGGTCCATCTCCTCCGAGAGCTGCTGCGCGCGCAGCTGGCGCACGGCGAGGAACTCCAGCACGCGGTCCTTCACGTCCTGCAGGCCGTAGTGGTCCTCCTCGAGCACGGTGTGCGCGTGCCGGAGGTCGAGCTGGTCGTCGGAGCGCGTGTTCCAGGGCAGCTCGGCGATCCACTCCAGGTACGTGCGGATGACCTGCGCTTCCATCGACTCGCGGCCGGAGCGCTCGAGGCGTCCGAGCTCACGCTCGACTTCGGTGCGCGCCTCCTTGGGCAGCTCGAGCTTGCTGAGCTTCTCGCGCAGCTCCTCGATCTCCTTGGACTGGTCGTCGTCGCCGAGCTCCTTTTGGATCGCCTTCATCTGCTCGCGCAGGAACATCTCGCGCTGGCGTTCGCCCAGCTCTTCCTGCACCTGCGACTTGATCTCCTCCTGCGCCTCGAGGAGGGAGATCTGGCGCTGGACCATCACCAGCACCTTGCGGAGGCGGTCCTCGACTGAGAGGGTCTCGAGCAGGCCCTGCTTCTCGGCCACGGTGAGTTCGATGTAGCCGGCCACGAGGTCGGCGAACTTGCCGGGCTCGGTGACCGAATCAAGCACCTGGTGGACGACTTCCTCGGGCAGGCCGCGACGTTCGCCGAGCTCGGCGGCGCGCTCGCGGATCTCCTTGTGGAGGGCCTCGAAGGCGGCGTCCTTGTCGTCGAGCGGCCCCATCTCCTCCGTCTGGGTGACCACGGCCGCGAGGTAGCCTTCGGTGGTCTGGTACTGCAGCGAGGTGGCGCGCTGCTCGCCGTGGAGCAGCAACTGCACGCCGCCCAGGCCGCGCTGCACCTGGCCGATGCGGGCGATGACGCCCATCGAGTAGAGGATCTCGGGCGCCGGCTCCTCGGTGTTGTCCTTCTGCGCGACGGCGAAGACCAGTCGGTCGCCCTTGAGGGCGCTCTCGATGGCGCGCAGGGTGCCGGGGCGACCCGCCGCGATCGGGGCGGTCAGCCCCGGGAAGATGACCGTGCCGCGCAGGGGCAGGACGGGAAGGGTCTGGCGGGTGCTCATCAAACGGAGTCCTGAAGGGGAATCGGGTGCAATGCGTGAAGTAACCCGCAGGCGCAAGGACCGTTCCGCTCTGACTTACGACCTTTTGGCGGGGATTGCAACTTTCACGTGCCGTCCTGACGTACGGACTGCCACGCTCGTGAGACCGGGTCTGGCGTTTGGTATCCGGACCCTTCGGGCCGTATCTTTGCCGCTCCAGCTGTCCCCCCACATCACGACGCCTTCGTGAGCGAGTCGCGCCTCTCCCAATCCGACGCCGAACTGCAATCGCACATCGTGCGGGTGCTTGAGGCGCAATACGACGTGGAGCAGGAAATCGGCCGCGGCGGGATGGGCATCGTCTACCGCGGGCGCGACAAGCGTCTCAAGCGCCCCGTCGCCATCAAGCTGCTGCCGCCGGAGCTGGCCTTCCGCTCGGAGATCCGGTCGCGCTTCCTGCGTGAGGCCGAGATGGCGGCGCAGCTCTCGCACCCGCACATCGTGCCGATCTACAGCGTCGATGAGCGCGAAGGGCTGGTGTACTTCGTGATGGCGCTGGTGGAGGGCGAGAACCTCGGTAGCCGCATCGCGCGCAAGGGTGCCGTGGCGCCGGAAGAAGCGCGGCGTATCCTGCGTGAGGTGGGCGACGCGCTGGCGTACGCGCACTCGCAGAACACGGTGCACCGCGACATCAAGCCGGACAACATCCTGATTGACGGCGCGACCGGCCGCACGATGGTGACGGACTTCGGCATCGCCCGGGCGGTGAGCGAAGGCAGCGAGTCGAAACTCACGGCCACCGGCATCGCCATCGGCACGCCGGCGTATATGAGCCCCGAGCAATCGGCCGGCGACCGCGACATCGACGGACGCACGGACCTGTACGCGCTTGGCATTGTGGCGTACCAGATGCTCTGCGGCGACCTGCCGTTCAACGCCACGAGTGCGCCGGCGCTGCTGGTGAAGCACCTGAGCGAGAAGCCGGTACCGATCGAGCAGCGCGCCCACGTGCCGTCGGACCTGGCGCGCGCGGTGATGCTCTGCCTCGAGAAGAACCCCGACGACCGGTTCCCGGACGCGCGGGCCTTCGTGCAGGCGCTGGAGACGGGCAACGTGCCGCAACTGCCGGCGCGGATGGGCAATGCGTATCCGCAGGCCGCGCCGACCTGGTCGCCGCCGGCGGACTTCGACCCCGATGCGCCCACGCCTGAAGAACTGGTGCGCTGGCACGATCCGGCGGTGGTGTCGTTCCGCAAGGCGATTGCGCCGTTCCTCTTCGTGACGACGGCCTTCGTCGTGGTCAACTTCGTCGGCGGTCCCAACCTGCTGTTCGTCTCGGCGTTCTGGGGC contains these protein-coding regions:
- a CDS encoding NAD+ synthase — translated: MSRVPALTLALPQFRPAKAALSANLDRIAALVAQAAGLDPQPQLVVFAETVTTGYFVEGGVRELALSAEQLVAELDGRLASLAPSLPAMDVVLGFYEVAADGTLHNSAACIAVEGGKPSRLRHLHRKNFLPTYGLFDEERFVERGYGVQAFDTSWGRLAILICEDAWHSLTGTIAALDGAQVVCVVAAAPARGVTPRDEGSQPGSVARWERLIRDIADEHGVYAALVNLVGSEGGRMFQGGSMVVGPRGDVRVRAPIFEEAMVTATVNLADIARVRAELPLLSDLKAQLPSLRAELDRVLGSDGRRKTEGSGTPHPASDFRPAAPRDVPLAAVNHLPLVVGAAHAPPSLDIDARLVEQWLVAFLRDEFQRRGFSKAVVGVSGGVDSAVVAALAARALGKENVIGVRLPYRTSSADSLAHAQLLMDRLGIEQRTLDISAAVDGYLAQEPEADAARRGNVMARVRMIALFDLSAKHRALPLGTGNKSERLLGYFTWHADDSPPVNAIGDLFKTQVWQLATYLGVPDEIVKKPASADLIAGQTDESDFGVSYAVADEILNWLLHGWTREELLAKGVDPEALRLVTKRLDSTHWKRKLPTVAMVSGAAIGESYLRPVDY
- a CDS encoding PBP1A family penicillin-binding protein, whose product is MRTLLRLSFTALLLALGSRLEAQGEASRIVTPPQSSVVLARDGSLIGHIGREWRTNVSLSSLPAYVPAAFVAVEDRRFYQHDGVDVVGIASALRDNLLGASRGASTITQQLVGNMHPTIIDRTDRSLSRKVREQRAAREMERHYNKQQILEAYLNQIHFGRNWYGIESAARHYFGKAAAELNIAEAASLAALPKGPAIYDPIRYPDRNRNRRDAILGLMAEQGYITRAQMTAARAEPLRTAPTAGMSVAAPYFVDAVRQQLERAGVAVGSGGYRIQTTLDPALQRAAASALVEGIQGIEAQSGYRHPTPASAPRAAAEHLQGAVVAIDPATGDVRALVGGRDHATAPFNRATNGVRQPGSTFKPIVYARALMDSIPPTAIVPDTAIAIAYDAELYSPKNADGEFLGPITLRTALARSRNPVAVTLWQREGADSVIALARAMGITSPIAPYPSSAIGASALRPIELVAAFTAFANLGSAVEPRFVLRVQDAVGRTVWGEGTRVLPPAMDSAVAYVAVQLMREAVDNGTGGAARRGVAEEVQVAGKTGTTDDNTDVWFVGMTPNLVAGVWLGFDRPRTITPGAGGGGLAAPVFGTMLARWGGAVPGGWPQPEGVVLAEMDRETGDLAEPWTPTERRYVESFVAGTEPGALRVDARRFILTFGPLPVF
- the lon gene encoding endopeptidase La — protein: MSTRQTLPVLPLRGTVIFPGLTAPIAAGRPGTLRAIESALKGDRLVFAVAQKDNTEEPAPEILYSMGVIARIGQVQRGLGGVQLLLHGEQRATSLQYQTTEGYLAAVVTQTEEMGPLDDKDAAFEALHKEIRERAAELGERRGLPEEVVHQVLDSVTEPGKFADLVAGYIELTVAEKQGLLETLSVEDRLRKVLVMVQRQISLLEAQEEIKSQVQEELGERQREMFLREQMKAIQKELGDDDQSKEIEELREKLSKLELPKEARTEVERELGRLERSGRESMEAQVIRTYLEWIAELPWNTRSDDQLDLRHAHTVLEEDHYGLQDVKDRVLEFLAVRQLRAQQLSEEMDRTGEFPAAKLKTTAEEAPSASIPKKTNHEDKDRQITDKREAKARAMAKGPILLFSGPPGVGKTSIAKSIARALGREYVRVALGGARDEADIRGHRRTYVGAMPGRIVQGMKQAGTKNPVFLLDEVDKLGQSFQGDPSSALLEVLDPAQNDSFTDHYLGIPFDLSEVLFIATANFIQNIPGPLLDRMEVVDFAGYTEREKQEIAKKYLIPRQLEENGLSDKKLTFEDAAIASLVSQYTRESGVRQLEREIGKVARKVARRIATKEGSDPTVDGVLTAEEVRELLGRPKVHPEKANVAHEVGIATGMYYTPMGGDIMFVEASVRALAAPSAEGGAPVSLILTGQLGDVMKESARAAFTYVTKNAEKLGIPKGKLGAVETHIHVPAGAIPKDGPSAGVAISTALASELSGRPVRKDIAMTGEITLRGRVLPIGGVKEKVLGALRAGITDVILPKANEADVEDVPDEARGQLRFHFVETLEDVLALALLPEPGKGAGEPLVAVA
- a CDS encoding protein kinase, with the protein product MSESRLSQSDAELQSHIVRVLEAQYDVEQEIGRGGMGIVYRGRDKRLKRPVAIKLLPPELAFRSEIRSRFLREAEMAAQLSHPHIVPIYSVDEREGLVYFVMALVEGENLGSRIARKGAVAPEEARRILREVGDALAYAHSQNTVHRDIKPDNILIDGATGRTMVTDFGIARAVSEGSESKLTATGIAIGTPAYMSPEQSAGDRDIDGRTDLYALGIVAYQMLCGDLPFNATSAPALLVKHLSEKPVPIEQRAHVPSDLARAVMLCLEKNPDDRFPDARAFVQALETGNVPQLPARMGNAYPQAAPTWSPPADFDPDAPTPEELVRWHDPAVVSFRKAIAPFLFVTTAFVVVNFVGGPNLLFVSAFWGISVAYKYARLWSDGFDWRDVFKQPRDKMIVDVAADTVDSAKAIFDREKRAEVREKARRRRLSVGNASPEGGMRALSSADAAALGSGPHAATARQALLDREEVLRLVESLPQSEKARIPEVVPTARQLAESVMGLASALGGVERDLNGSSAAAMEKEILALEAQANPLDVQASEARVRRLALLKRSRRATAELEQRRSDLQAKLENVALTLQNLKFDVLRLKAGNQSWQHVTTIAEQAMALAREVDSAVYVGDQMARLDRSKPRG